In Cicer arietinum cultivar CDC Frontier isolate Library 1 chromosome 7, Cicar.CDCFrontier_v2.0, whole genome shotgun sequence, the genomic window ATAACATGGCAAGGAATCATTTAAGTGGCACATTCAAGTAACATCACAATTTCAATCAGGTAATAAGAACACTCAAGTACATATCATTCACACAATAATAATTagtataaattcataaaatcaaataacacgcaatcttaatataaattaactcacaacaattctataggtttctaaattatattttagtccttgctattaccattcatatattattaattaattattattactcaacaGGGCTCAaccgtacgtagtaagccccgaatgaaaATTTGGGAATTTCAGTATTCCcattcatctcacgttattttatactcataaaatcaaacctcatctcaccccttacctcgactGAAGAGTTCGTCCAATGAATCTGATCTGCTAACGGGTCGTGTCTTTTtcggtcgtcgtctctaatagtccgcgagagaattatagccacacaaccaccaaatacaaataaattacttacaataaatagatgaataaataaataaataacaaaataaataataaataagtaagtaaatgaataaataaataataaaataaataataaataaataaataagtaaatgaataaataaataataaaataataaataaataaacaataaaataaataataaataagtaaatgaataaataaaaaataaaataataaataaaaaataaaataaataaataataaataaataaattaataaataaataataaaataaataatagattaattaataaacgaataaataaataataaacaaataaataagtaaatgaataaataaataataaaataataaataaataataaaataaataataaataaataagtaaatgaataataaaataataaataaataaataaataagaaaatgaataaataaataataaaataaataataaataaataagtaaatgaataaataaataataaaataataaataaataaataataaaataaaataaataaatgaataattaaataataaaataaataataaataaattaataaacgaataactaaataataatataaataataaataaattaaattatctaaataaataagtctTTGGATGTTAAACAAAttgagattatttatttatatatagatgTATATAAGATAGAGAATACAATTGCACATGTTTATCTAAAAGGGAATTTAGAGATAAACAATAGAGAAATGTCTAGAGAAGTTGTATTCCACAAGAGCTCATATTATTTGATTCAATCATTagtttaactttatttatttaaattcaatgTAATATGCTAAAACAATTATGCTAgtaataatattgtaaatagTATGAAGGAATGTTAATAACATGAACTATGAAATAACAAAACAACCAcgtaaaagaataatttaattaaattaaataaaatgatatgtGCAAGTTCTTTGTTTCAGAAAACAGGAAGAATTAATTGGTATTTGGACCATTTTGTGCAATATAATCAACAACTTTatcattacaaaataattaaaataaaaaggacaGATGTccaattttataattcaaacttaatttcaaagtaCTGCAAAAAATCTAAATAGGTACAGAAAATATACTCACTTCATAGAGGAAAATAAATAGTACCGATGCATTTCTCCTATTTCTATAAGTAATTGGTATTCAAACAtaatataactaataattaaaatatagttagtatttttattttaattacgaatctaaattatcaaataaatatggaaAGGACGGTAACTCATTGTTTAAGGAAATTATTGAGTAATACATTAGTCGGTTAAGATGTGTCAAGGCGATCAAAATACAATAATCACAATCATGCTTAAACTTGGATATATGATAAACTATTACAAAAATCCAAATGATGTTTATTATTGTCGCTAAATTTGTGAAAACATTGCTTTAGGAATATAGTTTAAATGAAAGgaaattgttattataattaaaagggAATATTCATATTGGCACTAAAAAAAAATCTGCCTATCACTACTACATGTTTCGATCAATGTACAGAGACGAAGAATACCTTGTGGTTATGGTGATGATGCAAGGCAGCTTGTGATCAAGGTACAGAGAGGAAGAATGCATTATGGTTTTAGTGATGATGCAAGGTGGCTTTTGATCAAGGTATAGAGAGGAAGAATATTATATAGCTTTTGTGCTGATGCAAGGCGGCTGCTAATCATTCCTAATGTGGCTCTGTTAATCTTCGTtcctctctctctatatatatatacctagtattatcatatgttattactattataataataataataataattatattattataattattattattattatcccaTTTTATTAGAGCTAAAGGTAACAACTAGTGTAACAACACAAATTCActccttttattattttatttatatatatatatatatatatatatatatatatattttattttatttatttttgtaagttaaatataGTCAATATAGTTAATACTAAGGCAaacacacagacacacctaaagaaattagaacacatattaacactcataaaaagaatagtattgtatcattatactatttaaaataaggtaatgagaaattggggtgttatATTTCTACCCCTGTTGAAaaaaatttcgtcctcgaaatttaccTGACGGAAACAGTTCTGGATAAGAATCGCGCATCTGGCCCTTAATTCTTTGGTCTTTTGGTCCTCAATCCGTAGCGGTAAGGTCTCAAAAGttagattctcttttatttggaccTTGTCTGACTCAATCACGTGTGAGGGATCGAAAATGTACTTGGGAAGTTGAGACACATGAAATACACTATGAAGATTAGAAAGAGACGGAGGCAACGCAATCTGATATGCTACATTACCGACACGTTTAAGAATTTGGTAAGGTCCTATAAACCGAGGAGTAAGCTTTCGCATTTTTAACGCCCGACCAACCCCAGTTGTTGGAgtaactctcagaaatacatgatcaacttcttgaaattcgaggtttttctttcttttatcatGGTAACTCTTTTGCCTACTTTGAGATGCTCGCATCTTTTCctgaataattttttactttatcaGTAGTTTGTTGAACAATCTCAGGTCCTAATGCAAGGTTATCACCCGTCTCAAACCAATACAGAGGGGTCCTACATCTTCTCCCATACAACGCCTCAAAAGGGGTCATTCCAATGCTagagtggaaactattgttataggtaaactctataagtggcaaaaagctatcccaacttccattttgttccaacaaaCAAGCTCTCAACAAGTCTTCTAGGGATTGATTGGTTCGCTCAGTCTAACCATCTGTTTGGAACTCATCCTAAGGTTCGTACCTAAAGCACTCTGTAAACCTTGCCAAAACTTAGAGGTAAACCTAGGGTCTCTGTCTGAAACTATACTTGATGGGATTCCATGCAACTTCACAATTtcctttatgtatatttcagctaacctttccatagaataagttatgtttatcggaataaagtgagcagatttatttaatctatccacaataacccaaatactatcgtacctttttggagttcgaggtaagcctacaacaaagtCCATAGAGATGCTATCCCACTTCCATTCGGGAATACTCAATGGTTGCATCAAACCTGAAGGTTTTTGGTGTTCTACTTTAGATTTTTGACAGATCAAACAAGCATACACAAACTCCGCaacatcttttttcattttaggccaccaaaatatcttcttgaGGTCCTTATACATCTTTGTGGCTCCAGGGTGAATACTTAGACAACTCCTATGTCCTTCCTCTAAGATCATATTTCTTAACTCCTCTACATCGGGAACACAAATTCTCtccttaaatctcaaaattccaTCCACACCTATTTTAAAGTCAGGTTCTCTCCCTTGGTCAAATGACTGTTACTTATCTAAAAGGTATAAATCCAATTTCTGGTTCTTTTCAATCTCTTCCAATAGTCCACTAGTtaccttcaacattcccaatttAATACTTTTTGGTGTCACTTCACAAACTAAACTAAGGTCTCTAAATTGTTCCAACAACTCACTATGCTTAACCATTAAGGCGGACNNNNNNNNNNNNNNNNNNNNNNNNNNNNNNNNNNNNNNNNNNNNNNNNNNNNNNNNNNNNNNNNNNNNNNNNNNNNNNNNNNNNNNNNNNNNNNNNNNNNNNNNNNNNNNNNNNNNNNNNNNNNNNNNNNNNNNNNNNNNNNNNNNNNNNNNNNNNNNNNNNNNNNNNNNNNNNNNNNNNNNNNNNNNNNNNNNNNNNNNNNNNNNNNNNNNNNNNNNNNNNNNNNNNNNNNNNNNNNNNNNNNNNNNNNNNNNNNNNNNNNNNNNNNNNNNNNNNNNNNNNNNNNNNNNNNNNNNNNNNNNNNNNNNNNNNNNNNNNNNNNNNNNNNNNNNNNNNNNNNNNNNNNNNNNNNNNNNNNNNNNNNNNNNNNNNNNNNNNNNNNNNNNNNNNNNNNNNNNNNNNNNNNNNNNNNNNNNNNNCTTCTGATCAAAAAGATACTTAAGGCTCTTGTGGTCACTAAAAACCTCAAATCTAGATCCATATATATAATGTCTCCACATCTTAAGTACAAAGACAACTGTCGCTAGTTCTAGGTCATGGGTAGGgtagttcctctcatgaatcttcagttgCCTAGAAGCATATGCTACCACCTTTCCATCCTGCATAAGTACTCCACCTAATCCCAAACCACACGCGTCACAATATACTACAAAGGGTTCACTCAGGTTAGGTAGCACTAAGATCGGTGCGGAGGTCAATCGTTTCTTAAGCTCTTGGAAACTATTCTCACAATGAGTATCCCACACGAATAATTCCCCTTTTCGGGTCAACTTGGTTAAACGTAAGGCCAACTTGGAGAATCCTTCTATTAACCTATGATAATAACCTGCCAATCCTAGGAAAATCCTAATCTCAGTCACTGATTTAGGTGCTTTCCATTCTAAGACACTCTCCACTTTGATAGGATCAACAACTATTCCATCTTTTGAAATTATATGTCCTAGGAAACTTACTTCCTctaaccaaaattcacacttagacAACTTGGCAAATTATTGTTTCTCCTTAAGGTTTTTCAAGACTATCCTTAAATGTTTACCATGTTCTTCCTTAGTCTTAGAGTACACTAAGATATCATTTATAAACACAACCACAAAAGAGTCTAGGTAAGGATGAAAGATCCgattcatgtaatccataaacaCTGCTGACGCATTAGTCACACCAAAAGGCATTACCAAATACTCGTAATGGCCATAACGGGCCCTAAAGACAGTCTTAAGGGTATTAGAAGGCTtcactcggatctgatggtaacctgaTCTCAGATCGATCTTACTAAACACACATgatcctctcaattgatccataaGGTCATTTATCCTAAGTAGCGAAtacttattcttgattgtcactttattaagtcgacgataatccacacataacctcatagagccatccttcttcttaaccaacAACACAGGTGCACCCCATGGTGAAACACTAGgtcttataaattgtttatctaaaagctCTTCCAATTGCTTCTTAAGCTCAGACAATTCTAAAGGAGACATTCTATATGGTGCCATGGATATGGGTCCAGTACCTGGTACAAGGTCAATGCTAAACTCAATCTCACGCTCTGGTGGTACACTAGTGACATCTTCAGGGAATTCACACACAATAGGAACATCTCATATTAccactttttcttcaaattccagTGAGGCTAGGATCATGTATAACTGAGCATCTTCTTTCAAGAGTTCCTTCACTTGGTTGGTGGATATATTGCTAGGCTTATCCATCTCTTCTGACTCCATGAATTCAatggttttactaaaaaaatctacGCGGACACGGTTGGCAGATAAccaatccataccaagaatcaCATCAACCAAACGCAAAGGTAAACACACTAAGTCAACTCGGAAGTCCCTTCCACACACATGGATAGAAATGTCAACACAAACACTAGAGGTATCGATAGAATCACTAGTTGGGGTATTGACAATCAAATCATACTGCGAACGAGATACAGGTAGTCCTAAACGTCTAACACAGTCAAGAGACACAAAGGAATGAGTGGCACCACAATCAAATAGTACAAATAAAGGAGTATCACTTATGAGACATGTACCTTGGATCAAGTTATCTTTCTCAAACGCTCCTGCACCACTGAGGGCAAAGACTCTTCCATTGGATTTAGGTCGGCTGGCTTGGGAACTCTGGTTTCCAGGTTGTGGAGTCTTCCTTGGGTAGGGGCATGTGGTGCTAATGTGGCcttgttgttgacaattaaaacaagtaattcCAACATCTCTACATTCATACGCCATGTGACCCTGCTTACCACACCTGTGTAATCGGATAGGAGTAGATGGATCACCATTATTACCATTGTTTTTGCGCGATACTTGACTCATGTTGTTGCTATTTCCGTTACTAACTCCTCGTCCATTGGGGTTTCCTCTACCACTCCCATAACTATAATTGTTTCCATTTCCTTTTCCGTTACCACTACTAGTCTCATTAATATACAAAGCATagagatataataaaaaattaaaattcaataagTTTATGgtaaaaatgaatataataaaaaaaatatgtgcacttacattaataaattcaaaattaatatccAATGAAAATTTGGGTTTAAGAAGAAGATTTGGGTCTAGCCAAAAAGGATACGGCCAATACGCTTCCACGACGTACCGAACCAAAACCATGAATATCCTATTTGGAAGAGATGTCCGTATTTAATGAATAATAGCatctcaaatataattatttttggtaaaaaaaaaaactatatgagaaacaaaaaatagtaCCTACAACTAATATATTTCTTAGTAcgtacaaaaaaatattatatacatattattttaactattgatATTTACAAAGAATATATTATtggaaataataaattattatataattacaaTGAAACATAATGAATCaaacatattttgattttaaattataataaaaatgttgaataattttatattgaagataatGATATCACGTGCTTGGCACGGGCTACATACTAGTTATTTAGGCTTTCGGTAAATTTTATATTGGTTAATAGTTATTAATAACATATTTGAATATCTTTGTTTGATTGACTTGATAAGAAGTTCAAATAGCATGATTCTCTTCAACGGGGAACTCAACATGGGATCATTAAATAAGGGTCATATCGCAACTCATTCATTGTTACGGTTTAAAACCACATTACCTCGcacaactttaatttatacattaataatttatttatatttaattttattacaacttaaaatattaatttaaatattaatattaattttaatttaaaataaaattgaatttaaattttaatattaatttaaattttaaaataaaatattaatttaaattttaaatattaccttaaataatttatttttatatatactttCATTCTTTCCAAACATCAttctataaatatatgattttcttcaatcaaCTATTTTAACTTTCATATAATAAAGATTGTTCACTTTTAAAGAGAAGACTAATTGAAAGTGCAATGCctttatttatccaaaaatttCTTTTGATATGTGTGTTGACCTCTTAGATATTaccttaaataatttatttttatatatactttCATTCTTTCCAAACATCattctataaatatataaatatatgattttcttcaatcaattattttaactttCATATAATAAAGATTGTTCACTTTTAAAGAGAAGACTAATTGAAGGTGCAATGcctttatttatccaaaagtttCTTTTGATATGTGTGTTGACATTGCTGTTCATGCACAATGTTCTTGGAAATTATGTGACGGtcattacattattattataaataaattaaaaagaagttaatggttataaattaataaagaagGTAAAAGTcagaaatttattattaataaaaaagataatagttataaatttattattattaaattaatgaacTACCATTCAAttgtgaaaatatttgaccCTCTTAAATATTaccttaaataatttatttttatatatactttCATTCTTTCCAAATATCAttctataaatatatgattttcttcaaacaattattttaactttCATATAATAGAGATTGTTCACTTTTAAAGAGAAGACTAATTGAAGGTGCCATGCctttatttatccaaaaatttCTTTTGATATGTATGTTGACGTTGCTGTTCATGCACAATGATGTTCTTGGAAATATTGTGCGTATGACTAACAAATTGGAAAATGGTATGGCCCTAGCTGTTCATTGCAAATCTGGTGATGATGATCTTGGACCTTTTGTTCTTCAGTATGACCAAACCTACGGTTTTAGTTTTCAAAATGGCTTTTTTGTCAGAACACAATTCTATTGTTCCTTTACGAGTAATGGTGATATTAAATGGTTTGACATATACATAGCAGGTAGAGATTTATGTGAAACTTGCAATTGGATTATAAAGCAAGAAGGACCATGTAGGCTTGGTAAATATGCCGCTTGCTATCCGTGGAATAAGAAATTGATAATGTAATACACATTTCTTTATCTCCATAAATATTGTACTTGAGAGTATtgagtgtaacaccccaaattttataataaattattttataaaagaaatactattttaaataattactttgctgtttatatttttttagaatacaTATCGAtcaattttatgattaattttcttcataCGTGTATGATGAgttaattttatacaaattggactaaatgagtaatataaataaaaaatattatattttttatcttttatatttttctaaacataatagtattttagtgtaatattttaaagaatatgacTTTAAGCAATTTTACATCGACGTGTGCATttgtaattaatgtgatattttttttatgcgtttgactatTGTTAATTGtgcatttaattatatttaattatttataaaaatatcttattttaaatatttattttataaataattattatgagaTATTAgttatattgatattgatttcctttatttttatattttttttatggcaAGGTGATTTTATgcatatttattgtgatttagtaattaatatcaaattgttgctattatatttatttatttcacttTTTTGACTATACTATAAAGATagtagtatttttatgtgattatttcataaaatagtAGGGtattaattgtaattattatttcgaatatgagagttttggtttttagtgtattttaattgattaattactttattttataaaataatagtttcaaaatattagcaatatcttaataatgaaattgaattaaaaaaaatattaagaaaattagttttggtaattattgtttttgaaaacaataaaataaaagaaaggaaTAAAATGTGGTTTTCAGATTAAGCTATATACTAGAGTAAAAGGTaattaaataatactaatagtaataataataataataataataataataataataataataataataatagtaataatagtaataataatcctaataataataataataataataataataataataataataataataataataataataataataataataataataataataataataataataaataaataataataataataataataataataataataataataataataataaatagtgaacaaaaaaaaaaagaaaaaaagggaaGACCGGTtcccatcttcttcttctttgtatACATTTTCTCTCTTCGACCATGACCATTATAGTGGGTGTCGTGTAAAACTGAGACCATATTTGTGATCGTTTTGATctcctctttctttttttaataataaaattgtattaaaaataagtattaaggaaattagttttggtaattcttggttttattatttttcaaaaaaataaaataaaagaaagtagtaAAATGTGGAACCTTCAAGAAAAactgatatcatttttggattcctctcgttGAAACCTTCAAGTAGTACCATTCATTTGTGTGTTTCATTTGGTTTTAAATACGTTTCTTCTCCTAACATTTTTATTCAATGGATTAGGATTCTaagttattttggtctttactaggtttatttttgtccattttagttcttacacaatgtagttcgtctaataagttcattattgTAACCCTTTTTATTTAGGCAATGAAATTCAACCAATAAGTTTATAAGTCTCAACggaataatattttaggtcattatggtttttactaggcttattctagttcatttgtgtttttAGTCCATGTAGTTTGTTTAATAAGTGCACTATTTTCAACGAATTaagattttagatcattttggattttaataggtttattctaatccatgtGGTTTCTTCGGCAATGTAGTTCCTCCAAttagtgcataagtctcaatgggttaagattttaggtcattaagGTCGTGAAtaggtttattttaat contains:
- the LOC140918775 gene encoding S-protein homolog 5-like gives rise to the protein MHNDVLGNIVRMTNKLENGMALAVHCKSGDDDLGPFVLQYDQTYGFSFQNGFFVRTQFYCSFTSNGDIKWFDIYIAGRDLCETCNWIIKQEGPCRLGKYAACYPWNKKLIM